A segment of the Paracoccus suum genome:
CGATGGCCAGGGACGGCTGACCTTGCCCGGTTGCCGGCGGGACGGACTGTGCGTAACCGCACTGTGGTCCGCGCGCCATGCCCGCCGGAACACTACTGAGCCGAAACCGACTGCCTGCCGCCGCGGGTGCCTGCTTGAACCCTGCGCGGTCGCCTGACGGCCGCCGAACGACTGGGATGATCCATGCAGAAATGCCTCCTACCGCCCGCCGAGCAGCTGCGGATCAGCGTGGATGCCCCCCTCTCGTCCACGCGCGAGATTTATTTCGAGGACGAGGCCGGCCGCTGCCTGCTGGCGATCATGTGCCGGACCGACCGGCGCAGCGCAAAGGGTAGCACGCGCCTCGTCATCAGCCGCTTCGAGGCCTCCGGTGAATGGGGACCGGAGATTTCGGTCGACCTGCCCGAGGGCCGGGTGCCAGGCCCGTTCGAGCTGCGCATCGGCGCTGTCGAACTGGAGATTGTCTCAGGCGAGCGCGTCCTGCTGTCGTGCGATCCCTCCCGCGCGATGGGCCCCGAAACCGTCGCCCACAACATGCGCATCCTCAAGACCAACTGCGATTTGCGCGCTTTCAGCCTGCAGATCGGCACCGAGGTCGCGGCGCAGCTCGCGCTCGCCGACCGCATCGCCCAGACCGCGCCCGAGGCGGACGACGCCCTGCCGGGCGCCACGTTGATCATGCTGTCGTCAGCCGCCAGCATGAATGACAACCGTCGCGAGGCGGTACAACTGGACGCCCATTTCGCACAGGTCGTGGTCTTGGACCCCGCCGCCGAGGGCGAGGACGCAATCGATCGCAGCATCGACGCAGCGATCGCTGCGGTCGAGACGAGCAACGTGATGGTGGTCTCGGGGGAATGGACGGCGGCCGACCTCAGCAGCATCGCCGCGGGATACCTGCTTGAGGACAGCGACAACGTCTACATGCCGCTCGGTTTCGACATGGTGGTCCAGCCCGGCACCCGCTGGGGCATGATGCTGCCCGCGCGGTTCCGCGGCCGGCCGAGCCTGCGCGCGGTGGCCGGCATGGTCACGGTCGACCCCGCTTTCCTGGCACTGGCTGACTGGCGGGCACCCAGCGGCTGGAAGGTGGGACCGCAGTTGCGGGCGGCGCGCAACGCCAGCGCCCGCCTGCCGTTCGAAGTCGATCCTGGCGGCGCCACGCAGTTGCAGTTGGCGCGCCCGACACGCCACCCGCTGGTGGTGACGCCGCCGGCCATGCCGCAGCACGCGCTGTTTGCAGCCGGGCTGCGTCACATGCCGCTCAGCCGCGGGTTCCCGCAGTCGGTGCGGCAGATGCTGCTGACCCTCGCCAGCCAGGCGGATGAGAATTGCGCCGACGATCTCGTGCTCTGCGCGCTGACCGGCGAGGACTTGGCCCACACCGTGGCCGACGCGTTCCGCCATCCGCTGAGCGGGATCGAGACGGTGACCGAGGCAGGCCGTCCAATTGCGTTGCGCTTGTCGCCGGCTGTGCTCGCCGATCTGATGTCGCCCGGCTTCGTGCGCCTTGCCGGCCCGGACAGCCGGCGTCTGTTGGACGCGCCGCAGCCTGACCTGCCGGCGATGATCACGACTATCGTCGGCATGCTTTCGGTCGCGGGCGTGCCGGTGATCGACAGCATCCCCTCCGTTCCAAAAGCTGCCGATTCGGACGACAGCGACGCCCCCGTCGACCTGATCTGGTGCCTGCCCGACGCGGTCCTGGCGGAGATGGTGCAGCGCGCCTCGACTCCCTCGGCCGCAGTCGCAGTGCGCGGGGTGCACCGCCTCTGTCCTTCGCCCGCGACCTTTGCCCAGCTTGCGCTGCAATGCGCGGCTCGGCAGCAATTGCCCTTCTTCGAGGTCGCCTCGAACCTCGATCTGATCGATCCCAAGGGCGATCACGTCCGGCGGATGGTCAGCCAGCTTGAGCGCAGCGGGTTGCTGCGCGACGGCGACGTGTTGGCCGGCCTCGTCGCGATGCTTGTCCGGCGCCGCTATTTCGATGAGGTCCGCAAGCTGGTCGCGGCCCCGGTCGAGAACGCCCCGCCGTTGACACTGCTGGCGCTGCGCACGGCCGAGATTGCGGCCTCGGTGTTCGACCCGGCCGACACCCGCTTTGCCGGCATCCCGCCGGAGTCGCTGTTGCCGGACGACCTGCCGCGCGGCGCTTCCCTCGCGGCTTTTGGCGAGGCGTTGACCCATTACCGTGCGGTTCGCCGCGATTGGCCAGGCGTGCTGGCGACGGTCGATCTGGTCGGCAACGAGAACCTGACCAATTTCAGCTATGAGCACTGGATGATGGCCCGGATCGGCGCCGGCCAGACCAAGGACACGGCCGAGATGATCCATCGCGGCCGCGCAGGCTGGCGGCTGCACGAGTGGAGCTATCGCCGCTTGCTGATGCAACTGGCCTATCGCACCGGCGATCCGGACCAGGTCCGCACTGCCGTCGCAGACATGCTGGCCAACGATCCCGAGATGGCGCCCCTGACCGCTGCGCCGACGGTGTTCACCAAGCTGAATGGCACGCCCGGCATCGATCTGGACGAAGTTGCCTGCGTGATCGTCGCCCGCAACGAGTTCGGCCGCCTCAAGTGGTTGCACCAGTACTACCGAGACCTGGGCATCGCCCAGTTCGTGCTGGTCGATAACATGTCCGACGACCAGACTGTCGCCTACTTCACCGCGCAGCCCGACGTATTCGTGCTGCAGACCGACGAAAACTACCGCGACTCTCGCTATGGCGTGAAATGGCACAACGAAGTGTGCGAGACCTATTTCCGCGATCGCTGGGTGCTGACGGTCGATGCGGACGAGGTGCTGGTGTTTGCCGGCTCGGACCAGCCGGGCGCGATCAACGATCTCGTGCGCCGCCTCGATGCGGGCGGGGATGAGGCGTTCTTGGCGCCGATGATAGACATGTATGCCGATGGCGCGCTGGATCAGGTGGATTTCCAGCCCGGCGATTCGCTGATCGAGAACTTCCCGCTGTTCGACGGCACCGGCTACTGGTTCGACCGCACGGCCAGCTTCCCCGACACCACGGTGTCAGGGGGCGTGCGCATCCGCCGGTTCTGGAACGACCGCCATGATCCACGCCTGCCGCACCTGTCGATGCAAAAGGCGCCGCTGGCCCGCTGGAACGAGGGGTTTCACTATCTGTCCTCGACCCATGAGATGACGCCTTGCCGGGTGTCGTCGGAAACCGGAGCGCTGCTGCATTTCAAGTTCCTGCCCGATTTCCACGCCCGAGCCATGGAAGAGGTGCGCCGCAACCAGCATTACGAGGGCGCGCGCGAATACCGGGTCTATGCCGAGATCCTCGAGGACCCGGCGAACCGCAGCTTCCGTTATCCGGGTTCGCTGCAATACGAAGGACCGCAGACGCTGATCGACGCGGGCCTGATCGTCCCGCCAAAAACCGCCCGCGCGGCTGGCGGGCGTCGCTGACGGGCGTCGCCGGCGTTATGTCCCGGCGACTGCCTGCGACGCGCGCAACGGATCGGCGGGATAGACACCGAGGATGGTCAGGCTGCTGGTGAAGTAGGTCAGCTCCTCCAGCGCGCGGGCGAGCGCCGGCTCGTCCGGATGCCCCTCGACATCGGCGTAGAACTGGGTCGCGGTGAACACGCCGTCGACCATGTAGCTTTCCAGCTTGGTCATGTTCACCCCGTTGGTCGCGAAGCCGCCCATCGCCTTGTAAAGCGCCGCGGGAATGTTGCGCACGCGGAAGACAAAGCTGGTCATCATCTGCGTGCCGCCTGAGGCATTGCTGCGCGGCGTACGGTCCGGGGTCCGGCCCATGATCAGGAAGCGAGTGGTGTTGTTGCCCCGATCCTCGATCTGCTCGGCCAGCGGGGTCAGCCCGTAAATCTCGCCGGCGAGGGGCGAGGCGAGCGCCGCGCGCTGCGGATCGCGCGCCTCGGCGACGGCGAGGGCAGAGCCAGCGGTGTCCGCCGCCGTCACGGTGCGAATCCCGTGCTGGCGCAGAAAGCCCCGGCACTGGCCCAGCAGGACGGTATGGCTCATGGCCTCGCGCACATCCTGCAGCCGCGCGCCGGGCACGCCCAGCAGGCTGATGTGAACGCGCACGAACGTCTCGTCGAGGATGTGAAGGCCGCTTTCGGGCAGCAGGTGGTGGATGTCTGCGACGCGGCCATAGGTCGAATTCTCGACCGGCAGCATGGCCAGGTCCGCCGCGCCCGACCGGCAGGCCTCGACCGTCTCCTCGAAGGTCGGGCAGGGCAGGGCTTCCATGTCCGGGCGGGCCTGGCGGCAGGCTTGGTGGCTGTAGGCACCGGGTTCGCCTTGGAAGGCGATGCAATTGGTGGGCTTCATGGTGGGTCCTGTGGGCGTCCCGGGCAGGGGGTCTGGGCATGGGGCGCGGCCGTTTCCGGCGGCAGTCGATCAGCCCCGGCCCGGCGCAGTGCGGCGCATGCGGCACCCTGCCGCGACGGGTTGGCGGCGGGTGCCTAACTACAGCTTGAACCGACAAAGCGAAAGCATGTATGCACGCCGG
Coding sequences within it:
- a CDS encoding glycosyltransferase family 2 protein; its protein translation is MQKCLLPPAEQLRISVDAPLSSTREIYFEDEAGRCLLAIMCRTDRRSAKGSTRLVISRFEASGEWGPEISVDLPEGRVPGPFELRIGAVELEIVSGERVLLSCDPSRAMGPETVAHNMRILKTNCDLRAFSLQIGTEVAAQLALADRIAQTAPEADDALPGATLIMLSSAASMNDNRREAVQLDAHFAQVVVLDPAAEGEDAIDRSIDAAIAAVETSNVMVVSGEWTAADLSSIAAGYLLEDSDNVYMPLGFDMVVQPGTRWGMMLPARFRGRPSLRAVAGMVTVDPAFLALADWRAPSGWKVGPQLRAARNASARLPFEVDPGGATQLQLARPTRHPLVVTPPAMPQHALFAAGLRHMPLSRGFPQSVRQMLLTLASQADENCADDLVLCALTGEDLAHTVADAFRHPLSGIETVTEAGRPIALRLSPAVLADLMSPGFVRLAGPDSRRLLDAPQPDLPAMITTIVGMLSVAGVPVIDSIPSVPKAADSDDSDAPVDLIWCLPDAVLAEMVQRASTPSAAVAVRGVHRLCPSPATFAQLALQCAARQQLPFFEVASNLDLIDPKGDHVRRMVSQLERSGLLRDGDVLAGLVAMLVRRRYFDEVRKLVAAPVENAPPLTLLALRTAEIAASVFDPADTRFAGIPPESLLPDDLPRGASLAAFGEALTHYRAVRRDWPGVLATVDLVGNENLTNFSYEHWMMARIGAGQTKDTAEMIHRGRAGWRLHEWSYRRLLMQLAYRTGDPDQVRTAVADMLANDPEMAPLTAAPTVFTKLNGTPGIDLDEVACVIVARNEFGRLKWLHQYYRDLGIAQFVLVDNMSDDQTVAYFTAQPDVFVLQTDENYRDSRYGVKWHNEVCETYFRDRWVLTVDADEVLVFAGSDQPGAINDLVRRLDAGGDEAFLAPMIDMYADGALDQVDFQPGDSLIENFPLFDGTGYWFDRTASFPDTTVSGGVRIRRFWNDRHDPRLPHLSMQKAPLARWNEGFHYLSSTHEMTPCRVSSETGALLHFKFLPDFHARAMEEVRRNQHYEGAREYRVYAEILEDPANRSFRYPGSLQYEGPQTLIDAGLIVPPKTARAAGGRR
- a CDS encoding prephenate dehydratase; the protein is MKPTNCIAFQGEPGAYSHQACRQARPDMEALPCPTFEETVEACRSGAADLAMLPVENSTYGRVADIHHLLPESGLHILDETFVRVHISLLGVPGARLQDVREAMSHTVLLGQCRGFLRQHGIRTVTAADTAGSALAVAEARDPQRAALASPLAGEIYGLTPLAEQIEDRGNNTTRFLIMGRTPDRTPRSNASGGTQMMTSFVFRVRNIPAALYKAMGGFATNGVNMTKLESYMVDGVFTATQFYADVEGHPDEPALARALEELTYFTSSLTILGVYPADPLRASQAVAGT